The region CGCTGAGGGAGCTGGCGAGCACAGCCGAGCCGAGAAGGCACGCTTTTACCGCATAGCGCGCCGCTCTGCTGCCGAATGCGCTGCCATCCTTGACGCGCTTCGTGTGCTCGGATTTGCGGAGTCTGAACAGCTCTCGACTGGCCGCGAGCTCCTCGAGCGGATTGTCTCCATGTTAGTCGTCCTGTGTCAGAAGCTCGAACGGCCGGGCACGGGCACGGGCACGGGCACGGAGTGAGATCGTGTCACGTTTTCTAGAGCTCCTCCAGGACGACCGCCCCCACGTCTTTGACGGCGCCATGGGCACCATGCTCTACCAGAAGGGCGTGTTCATCAACCGTTGCTATGACGAGCTGAACCTGAAGGACGCCGAGCTGGTGAAGGAGATCCACCGCGCGTACCTCAAGGCGGGCGCCGAGTTGATCGAGACGAACACCTTTGGCGCCAACCGGGCCAAGCTCACGGAGTACGGTCTGGAAGCGCAGGTCCGGGAGATCAATGCGCGGGCGGCGGCGCTGGCGCGGGAAGCCGGGGCGGGTCGCGCGCTGGTGGGCGGGTCCATAGGCCCGCTGGGCGTCCGCATCGAGCCGTACGGCCCCACCTCCCTGGACGAGGCGCGCGCCCTGTTTCGCGAGCAGGCCGAGGGGCTGCTCGAGGGCGGCGTCGACTTCTTCATCCTGGAGACGTTCAGCGACCTGAGCGAGATCGAGCAGGCGCTGCGCGCGGTGCGGGAGCTCTGCGAGCTGCCGGTCGTCTGCCAGATGACCATGCAGGAGACCGGGGCCACCGCCTACGGCACGGCGCCCGAGCTGTGCGCCGCACGGCTGGACGAGTGGGGCGCCGACGTCATCGGCCTGAACTGCTCGGTGGGCCCGCACGGCATCCTGGAAGCCATCGAGAAGATGGCGGGCGCGACGCGGAAGAAGCTGTCGGCCCAGCCCAATGCCGGGCTGCCCCGCGAGATCCAGGGTCGGCAGATGTACATGGCCTCCCCGGAGTACATGGCCAAGTACGCGCAGCGGCTGATCCGCGCGGGCGCCAAGTTCGTGGGCGGCTGCTGCGGCACCACGCCCGAGCACATCAAGCTGATTGCCGACGCCGTGTACGCGCTCTCGCCGGGCCGCGTGCGCGTACGGCTCGCGCCGCCAGAAGCAGCCGCGCCTGACGTCCAGGTCGTGGCGCTGGCCGAGCGCTCGCACTGGGGCGCCAAGATCGCCGCCGGCGAGATGGTGAGCAGTGTGGAAATCGTGCCGCCCAAGGGCGTGAACCCCGCCAGGATGCTGGCGGGCGTGCGGCTGCTCAAGCGCGCCGGCATTGATGGCGTTAACGTGCCCGACGGGCCGCGCGCGCAGAGTCGTATGGGCGTGCTCGCCACCTCCGTGCTGATCGAGCAGATGGTGGGGATCGAGACCGTCATCCACTACTGCTGCCGCGACCGCAACCTGCTGGGCATGCTCTCCGACCTGCTGGGCGCGCACGCGCTGGGGCTGCGCAACATGCTCTTGATTACCGGGGACCCGCCCAAGATGGGGCCCTACCCGGAGGCGACGGCGGTCTTCGACATCGACTCGATCGGCCTCACCAACCTGGTCAGCCGGCTGAACCGCGGGCTCGATCCGGGCGGCAACCCGATTGGCGAGCCGACGTCGTTCACCATTGGCGTGGGCGTGAACCCGGGCGCGGTGGACGCGGACTACGAGCTGAACCGCTTCTACTGGAAGGTCGAGGCGGGCGCCGAGTACGCCATCACGCAGCCCGTCTTCGACCCGGACCAGCTCCTCGCCTTCATTGAGGAGCTCAAGAAGCGCGAGATCTGGATCCCCATGGTCGCCGGCATCTGGCCGCTGGTCTCGGCGCGCAACGCCGAGTTCCTGGCCAATGAGGTGCCCGGTGTGGTGGTGCCGCCCGAGGTAGTCGAGCGCATGCGGCGCGCGAGCGACAAGGGGAAGGAGTTCGCGCTCGAGGAGGGCGTGGCCATTGCGCGCGAGATGTTCGCGCAGGTGCGCCCGTACGTGCAGGGGATTCAGGTCAGCGCCCCCTTCGGCAAGGTCCCCTTCGCGCTTCAGGTATTCCAGGACATGGAGGGGATCGACGCGGCGCCGGGCGAGGAGCAGGTCGAGCCGGTAGACGCGCTGGGGTTCCCGCCGCCGGGGGCGCGGGCGAGCGCGTCAATTCCGGACTCCTAGGGCTCAGCATGTCATGCAGCTTGCCGTTTCTCGCCGGGGTACGGTAGCTTGGCGCCAATGTCGTTCGAGGAGGGAATCGTGACCAGGCTGCTCGAAGAAGCGATCCGGAGGGCGTCCCGGCCCCCGGCTGACTTGCAGGACCACATCGGTGCTGCGATACTCGCGGAAATGGAGGCCGACCTCGCCTGGGAGGCGACGTTGGCCAGCCCTGAATCCCTTCAGCTCCTGGACGAGTGGGCTGCCGAGGCGCTCGCGGACCTGAAGGCTGGGCGAACCGAGCCGCTCGATCCAGAGGCTATATGAAGTCGCGCCGGAACGCGCGCTTCAACAAGGCCTTCGAGAAAGCTGGCAAACCCGGTTCAAGAACTCGCCCGGGCCGCGTACAAGCGGTTCCGGGCGAATCCTTTTGATCCCCGGTTACGGTTCCACGAGATCCAGGGGGCTCGCACTTCGGGCGTTCACGCCGTTGATGTAGGGCACCACCTCGCCACTGCCTACCGAGCGCTGGGGGTCTGGGACAAGGACAAGGATGTGATCGTTTGGTTCTGGATCGGGTCTCACGAGGACTACAACAGCCGGCCGATTTATGTGGTCAAGGCAGTTTCCGACGCCCACGCCCCCCGGTGAATCCGGCAGAACAGTTGTCCGACACACCGAACGGGTGAATTTAGGTGGGCTCGTTGCGGATCGCGAAGTTGGCTTGGTCGGGCTTCAGGCCGGCCGTGATGGCCGCCTAGTGACCTCCCATTTCTGGAGGCTGGACGCCCCCCATCATGCGTTCTCTGGCCGCCCGGGCGCGCTCTAGACTTTCGCGTTCATCGGGTCCCCAGACGACAAGTATCCTACTGCTCGGTCTCGTTTGGGCAGTAAGCGCCGCGTACGTTGCCGGGCGACTCGATCAGGGCTGGTTCCCTCCCGACGACGGCATTCTGGCTCACAGCGCCGAGCGAATCTTACATGGCGAAACGCCGCACGCGGATTTTGACGATATCTACACCGGCGGGTTGACCTACCTTCATGCGCTGGGCCTCCGGATTTTTGGCACGAACCTCTTGTCGCTCAGGCTCGTGCTTTTTGTTTTCTTCCTGGCCTGGGTCC is a window of Gemmatimonadota bacterium DNA encoding:
- a CDS encoding four helix bundle protein, whose amino-acid sequence is MRFDHERLDAYRAAVTFLAWAPSALEGLPARRNFLGDQLMRAATSIPLNIAEGAGEHSRAEKARFYRIARRSAAECAAILDALRVLGFAESEQLSTGRELLERIVSMLVVLCQKLERPGTGTGTGTE
- a CDS encoding bifunctional homocysteine S-methyltransferase/methylenetetrahydrofolate reductase, encoding MVSRFLELLQDDRPHVFDGAMGTMLYQKGVFINRCYDELNLKDAELVKEIHRAYLKAGAELIETNTFGANRAKLTEYGLEAQVREINARAAALAREAGAGRALVGGSIGPLGVRIEPYGPTSLDEARALFREQAEGLLEGGVDFFILETFSDLSEIEQALRAVRELCELPVVCQMTMQETGATAYGTAPELCAARLDEWGADVIGLNCSVGPHGILEAIEKMAGATRKKLSAQPNAGLPREIQGRQMYMASPEYMAKYAQRLIRAGAKFVGGCCGTTPEHIKLIADAVYALSPGRVRVRLAPPEAAAPDVQVVALAERSHWGAKIAAGEMVSSVEIVPPKGVNPARMLAGVRLLKRAGIDGVNVPDGPRAQSRMGVLATSVLIEQMVGIETVIHYCCRDRNLLGMLSDLLGAHALGLRNMLLITGDPPKMGPYPEATAVFDIDSIGLTNLVSRLNRGLDPGGNPIGEPTSFTIGVGVNPGAVDADYELNRFYWKVEAGAEYAITQPVFDPDQLLAFIEELKKREIWIPMVAGIWPLVSARNAEFLANEVPGVVVPPEVVERMRRASDKGKEFALEEGVAIAREMFAQVRPYVQGIQVSAPFGKVPFALQVFQDMEGIDAAPGEEQVEPVDALGFPPPGARASASIPDS